The sequence GGCTAAAACAGGCAAAACCCAGGGGTATAGTCATTTAAAAGAAATGCTTGGACTTCTTAGGAAATAGCCTGTGCTTTCTTGCCAAGAGTCAGAAGAAGAGATTGACAGCTGGATGCTGGATATAAGGCCGCAGCCGTCAGCTGGTGAGCTTTGAGTGAAAATCGGACACAGGGGGAAACAGCTACGTTGAAACAGACCACTGTCTCCAGTCTCTGTGCTTAGCCAAGCTCACCAgactgtagcttcatatttatgATATAGACATGAAGGTGCTATCGATCTTCTAATCTCTCATCTTCTGAACAAGAAAGTGCACACAATATCTCCTAAATAGTaacattttcctttaaaataaCTGTGGATTTTccttggtgtgtgtctgtgtgtgtgtgtgtgtgtgtgtgtgtgtgtgtgtgtgtgtgtgtttatgatcaCTGGGGCTACGATGCATTCTCAAAACATTCGCTGGCCGTTCCCCCTCCTGACACTCCACTCTGATTCCACCAATCAGGAACCTACGTGCCAGTCAACCTTTTTTAAGGCTGTGGTCTCGCGTAGCACAACATTGCTGTGtttacgtatgtgtgtgtgtgtgtgtgtgtgtgtgtttgtgtgtgtgtgtgtgtgtgtgtgtgtcttgagtTGTATGCGCACAGATAAGCAAACTCAGCTGCTTTCACCTCAGATTGCCCTCTCTGGTTTAAGTTTCCCACAGCCACGGGTCAATGTCAATGATGTGTGATAAAGCattgacactttggcgacagtATGTGGGTTAAAATTTGTACTGGCTGGCCAAATGGCCTCAGGAAAAACAATCGGTGAGGTTGTCCGGGCAGAATCAGAAAATATGCAGTTCCCCCAGGATGTGTCAAAGGTCTAAGTGTTATCGGAGTGTTAAGGAAGGCTGAGTCAGTTACTTGGCTTGTGAcggcaaataaataaagagagaatAGAGATCAGGCCACCGTAGTGGAATGGAATTTTTCAGAACATGATAAATTTTCTGGGTCTGGACAGGGCACGACATTTGATCTGAAGGCTGTACAGTCTCTCGGGGGTCGGCAAAGTAAGGGTGAGGGGGTAGACGTGGAGGATCCAGCTTATATGACCTCCCTGGTGTTGCGGATGGCACAACAGAGAACCATGCTGAAGATCATCCCAATGATCTGTTGAGAGggaaaaatatttgtttcagtTAAATCCTCCTCAACCACAGTctgggtgtgaatgtgtgttttcaacTCGACTCACCATGACTCCAGCGATGCCGATGCCCACGTACCCGATGATGTAGAGTTTACTGTTGAAGAAGTCCTTGATGCCCGTCTCACAGTCCTGCAGAGCCAAGATAAGAGGAGTGGTGTTAACTTCCACTGAACCAGGATGTTTTTGAACGCCACCGCGACGCATTCATTTCAACAACAAAGGATTTGATTTCCATCCTGAGTCTGGAGCTGGTGACAGATCTTACCTTGGTATCAGGTTGGGAATCAGGGCAGGGGTCTGCAGAGGTTCCACAACAGTTCAGCTGaaagtggaggaaaaacaaacataggAAGGTTAAAACCATTATAATGTCACTTTCTGCTCTTAATctactgttttttttacttactATTTTCTGGTATGAGACGATCAAAGTGCTGTTATTGTCCTCGTTGTACGTTGTTGAGTAGAAGGTCTGAACGTCTTCGATTATCtgtgcagagaggaaacatgagTGGTGTGTGATCAGGGATACTGCACTTACTGTCGTGACCTTTTCatgctaaataaaaataaatgtacctTGTCTTTGTTTAAGAATCCAAACACTCCTGCTGCAACCTCAGCTCCGAAGATGATCAACAAGCAGGCAAAGAActgaaagagaaataaacactGTAAGTTTACAACTACAAAGTATATAGTCTCACGGAATCAGAgaatatgagaataaagtcataattctCAGCTGAATGTCATGTTAGAGGGGAAATATAAGAAGATCAGCCTGTCATCTGAGTTAAAATGAGGGAAGTGCAGCATCTTGTAAAGTTATACTTAAGTGTAGgattaaaaaatatagaaaagctTAATCTTTTGGCTCATCAGCACCATATTAATATAAGTATCGGAAGATTGAGCAAGAATTCTGTGTCTATGCAGGCTTGGAGGAAATTTTGTAAATTTTTGTAAAAGAGGAAATGTTGTTTGATATAGTAGTCGACTGTAAAGCTGTCGTTGTTTACATGTGTACTATTTAAGGAGGATCTTGAGTTTATTTGATCCAGAAGGAGT comes from Pleuronectes platessa chromosome 6, fPlePla1.1, whole genome shotgun sequence and encodes:
- the LOC128442339 gene encoding CD9 antigen; this encodes MGKVEGGMKCVKYLLFVFNFTFWLMGSFVLAVGLWLRFDPETVSLLNGDKAPDTFFIGVYILIGAGSLVMLVGFFGCCGAVRESQCLLGSFFACLLIIFGAEVAAGVFGFLNKDKIIEDVQTFYSTTYNEDNNSTLIVSYQKILNCCGTSADPCPDSQPDTKDCETGIKDFFNSKLYIIGYVGIGIAGVMIIGMIFSMVLCCAIRNTREVI